A genomic window from Vitis riparia cultivar Riparia Gloire de Montpellier isolate 1030 chromosome 16, EGFV_Vit.rip_1.0, whole genome shotgun sequence includes:
- the LOC117933361 gene encoding uncharacterized protein LOC117933361 has protein sequence MASGSGWGRLPEALLHSILDYMVPIDGRIKFSAVCSQWRRVAWEYCRERGSKHTQQLPLLMVPTPDNSKVRRSLYSVTRKALCRSQLSVPHNKRCCGSSHGWLITVDDSSVVTLFNPFSGKIISFPPLRRLESEKRFVREYARVVDSSYRKQVMEEFSSSEREEEEDEAEEEINHDYQEDEGEINDIAEEEETEGVPDYMNGADKVSESDYSIWKAVLSVDPDRNPSDYVLMVIRGIQKRLAFIRSVDKDWTYISKKSCSTQNIRRPAGYIADIKYSKGMFYALNERGGLLSCDVSGGLKVKMITPNDMSFSFKRKLYLAESSGGDLLRVINVLDEKYRTIEFEVHGLGDGDGRGRAKWKRVESLGDAALFLGDNHSITIPASDFHGCQPNSIYFSHNHSEFMAARDGGVLKLLYLQWAPYDIGVFNLEDGKFARHHVLDSSQRLMPPPIWILPTLM, from the coding sequence ATGGCTTCAGGTTCAGGTTGGGGACGGCTTCCAGAAGCGCTTTTACATTCAATATTGGATTACATGGTCCCCATTGACGGCCGGATCAAGTTCAGCGCCGTGTGCAGCCAATGGAGACGAGTTGCGTGGGAGTATTGCCGTGAGCGGGGCTCTAAGCATACACAGCAACTTCCATTACTCATGGTTCCCACCCCAGACAACAGCAAGGTAAGACGTAGTCTGTATAGCGTCACCCGCAAAGCCCTATGTCGATCCCAGTTATCGGTACCTCATAATAAGAGGTGTTGCGGGTCTTCCCATGGCTGGTTGATTACCGTTGATGATAGTTCTGTGGTCACCTTGTTCAACCCTTTTTCTggaaaaatcatttcttttcctccccTTCGAAGATTAGAATCTGAAAAACGGTTCGTACGCGAATATGCTAGGGTGGTGGATTCATCATATCGTAAACAAGTGATGGAAGAATTCAGCTCATcggaaagagaagaagaagaagatgaggcGGAGGAAGAAATCAACCATGATTACCAGGAAGATGAGGGAGAAATCAATGATAttgcagaagaagaagaaactgaGGGTGTTCCAGATTATATGAACGGAGCAGATAAAGTTTCCGAGAGCGATTATTCCATCTGGAAGGCCGTGCTATCTGTGGATCCCGATCGAAACCCAAGTGACTACGTCCTTATGGTCATACGCGGCATTCAGAAGAGGCTAGCATTCATTCGATCAGTTGATAAAGACTGGACTTACATTAGCAAAAAATCATGTTCCACTCAGAACATACGTCGTCCCGCAGGCTATATCGCCGACATTAAATACTCCAAAGGGATGTTCTATGCCCTTAATGAACGGGGTGGCCTTTTATCTTGTGATGTCAGCGGGGGTCTGAAAGTGAAGATGATCACTCCAAATGATATGTCCTTCTCCTTCAAGAGGAAGCTCTATCTTGCAGAATCCTCAGGTGGGGATCTGTTACGGGTGATCAACGTACTCGACGAAAAGTATAGGACCATTGAATTTGAGGTTCATGGACttggagatggagatgggcgTGGTAGAGCAAAATGGAAGCGGGTAGAGAGCTTGGGTGATGCAGCCTTGTTCTTGGGAGACAACCATTCAATTACGATTCCAGCATCTGATTTTCATGGATGTCAACCAAATTCTATATACTTTTCCCACAATCATTCTGAATTCATGGCCGCTCGAGATGGGGGTGTTTTGAAATTGCTTTATCTACAATGGGCGCCTTATGACATTGGAGTATTCAACTTAGAAGATGGAAAATTCGCACGACATCACGTATTGGATTCTTCTCAGAGGTTAATGCCTCCTCCGATATGGATTTTACCAACTCTTATGTAA
- the LOC117934244 gene encoding AP-1 complex subunit sigma-1 isoform X2, producing MIHFVLLISRQGKVRLTKWYSPYTQKERTKVIRELSGVILTRGPKLCNFVEWRGYKVVYKRYASLYFCMCIDEDDNELEVLEIIHHYVEILDRYFGSVCELDLIFNFHKAYYILDELLIAGELQESSKKTVARLIAAQDSLVETAKEEASSISNIIAQATK from the exons ATG ATTCATTTTGTGCTTCTCATTAGTCGACAAGGAAAAGTGAGGTTGACAAAATGGTATTCACCTTATACTCAGAAGGAAAGAACTAAG GTAATTCGAGAGCTCAGTGGCGTAATTCTGACCCGAGGTCCCAAGCTTTGCAACTTCGTGGAGTGGAGGGGATATAAAGTTGTCTACAAAAG ATATGCGAGCCTGTATTTCTGCATGTGCATTGACGAGGATGACAATGAATTGGAGGTCCTTGAAATAATCCACCATTATGTTGAGATACTGGACCGCTATTTTGGCAGTGTCTG TGAGCtggatttgatttttaatttccaCAAG GCTTATTATATATTGGATGAGCTTTTGATTGCTGGTGAACTTCAAGAGTCAAGCAAGAAGACAGTTGCACGGCTGATAGCTGCACAG GATTCGTTGGTGGAGACTGCTAAAGAGGAGGCCAGTTCAATAAGCAATATAATTGCTCAAGCCACCAAATAA
- the LOC117934244 gene encoding AP-1 complex subunit sigma-1 isoform X1 encodes MIHFVLLISRQGKVRLTKWYSPYTQKERTKVIRELSGVILTRGPKLCNFVEWRGYKVVYKRYASLYFCMCIDEDDNELEVLEIIHHYVEILDRYFGSVCELDLIFNFHKAYYILDELLIAGELQESSKKTVARLIAAQDSLVETAKEEASSISNIIAQATK; translated from the exons ATG ATTCATTTTGTGCTTCTCATTAGTCGACAAGGAAAAGTGAGGTTGACAAAATGGTATTCACCTTATACTCAGAAGGAAAGAACTAAG GTAATTCGAGAGCTCAGTGGCGTAATTCTGACCCGAGGTCCCAAGCTTTGCAACTTCGTGGAGTGGAGGGGATATAAAGTTGTCTACAAAAG ATATGCGAGCCTGTATTTCTGCATGTGCATTGACGAGGATGACAATGAATTGGAGGTCCTTGAAATAATCCACCATTATGTTGAGATACTGGACCGCTATTTTGGCAGT GTCTGTGAGCtggatttgatttttaatttccaCAAG GCTTATTATATATTGGATGAGCTTTTGATTGCTGGTGAACTTCAAGAGTCAAGCAAGAAGACAGTTGCACGGCTGATAGCTGCACAG GATTCGTTGGTGGAGACTGCTAAAGAGGAGGCCAGTTCAATAAGCAATATAATTGCTCAAGCCACCAAATAA
- the LOC117934243 gene encoding putative F-box protein At5g55150: MALGWESLPEALLDSILDNLVPIADCIRFSAVCRAWRCVAVESFRRIRRSSRYGRLQQQQLPLLMLPAKNSRRQRRSLYSVTQTRVFAFQLPVPYNVRFCGSSHGWLIMVDDAFKVTLFNPFSGEIINLPPIRRLAFEKRFREEISEIISKGEEYERQLREEYGEEVNIEEEEEEDDDDDEEEDVEEYMEEEEDGGEDDVKEEAIERRSEYSILKGVLSADPSVNPKEYVLMVIYGLEQRLAFIKPDDKEWTYLDGRTCCFEDHDKTDSPPPASLLWHMTDIIFYKQRFYALYCMGQLLSCHIDTSTGFKVKKITPQDGLGPTFAKAYLVESLEGGDILRVLRRYGKNKMTTGFKIYRLADGYGDPEWTEVKSLGDFALFLGENHSISVSASDYPGCEPNSIYFCGDHIRCSHRRRKDPYDIGVFNLENGRVVESYTLGAIQWSMPPPIWILPTFM, from the coding sequence ATGGCTTTAGGTTGGGAATCGCTTCCAGAGGCCCTTTTGGATTCAATATTAGATAATCTAGTCCCCATTGCAGACTGCATCAGGTTCAGTGCAGTTTGCAGGGCATGGCGATGCGTTGCGGTTGAGAGTTTCCGGCGGATACGTAGAAGCAGTAGATATGGTCGTCTTCAACAACAGCAACTTCCATTACTGATGCTTCCCGCCAAAAACAGCAGGAGGCAGAGGCGCAGTTTATACAGTGTGACCCAGACAAGGGTTTTTGCTTTCCAGTTACCTGTTCCTTATAACGTGAGGTTTTGCGGTTCTTCCCATGGGTGGCTGATTATGGTGGATGATGCTTTCAAGGTAACCTTATTCAACCCATTCTCTGGTGAAATCATCAATCTTCCTCCTATTAGGAGATTAGCATTCGAAAAACGATTTCGAGAAGAAATCAGTGAAATAATCTCCAAAGGAGAGGAATATGAGAGACAACTGAGAGAAGAATATGGTGAAGAAGTAAATatcgaagaagaagaagaagaagacgacgacgacgacgaaGAAGAAGATGTGGAAGAGTACATGGAAGAGGAGGAAGATGGTGGAGAAGATGACGTGAAGGAAGAAGCCATTGAGCGCCGTAGTGAGTATTCCATTCTAAAGGGTGTATTGTCCGCAGATCCTAGTGTAAACCCAAAGGAATATGTGCTGATGGTCATATATGGTTTAGAGCAGCGGCTAGCATTCATCAAACCAGACGATAAGGAGTGGACTTATCTTGACGGTAGAACTTGCTGCTTTGAGGATCATGACAAAACAGATTCCCCTCCTCCTGCCAGCCTGCTATGGCATATGACTGACATTATTTTCTACAAGCAACGATTCTATGCCCTCTATTGTATGGGTCAACTTTTATCTTGCCATATCGATACCAGTACTGGTTTCAAAGTGAAGAAGATAACTCCACAGGATGGCTTGGGTCCTACCTTTGCTAAGGCGTATTTGGTTGAGTCCCTTGAAGGAGGAGACATCTTGAGGGTTTTAAGAAGATATGGTAAGAACAAAATGACTACTGGGTTTAAGATTTATAGACTAGCGGATGGTTATGGAGATCCGGAGTGGACTGAAGTAAAGAGCTTAGGTGACTTTGCCTTGTTCTTGGGAGAGAATCATTCTATCTCGGTTTCAGCTTCTGATTACCCTGGATGTGAACCAAATTCCATATACTTTTGTGGGGATCATATTCGCTGCTCGCATAGGAGACGGAAGGACCCTTATGATATTGGTGTATTCAACTTAGAAAATGGAAGAGTTGTAGAGAGTTACACGTTAGGCGCTATACAGTGGTCAATGCCACCACCCATTTGGATTTTGCCAACATTCATGTGA